Genomic segment of Pochonia chlamydosporia 170 chromosome 1, whole genome shotgun sequence:
AGGTCTTTGTCAATCAAAAATGGAGCATCTTGACATACTCTATCCCACTGATCTAGCGAGTATCGCGGTCGCTTGCCTTCGTTACGCCACGTCTTGACGACAGCAAGTCCGGTTCCAGTGACACCGAACATCTATATTATCTCATAAGAAAATGTCCATCTCGGCTTTCAAGTCGTCAAAGCATATACATACACCAATCATGATGGCGTAGGGGAGGAGAGTCTCGAACGGAACGGGCATTTTGGGCGTCGGGGCCGCTTCAGCGGGCTTTGTGGCTGCTCTTCAGGATTCTGATGGCTATGGCTTCTTCAATTGATCGGCCGATGCGCTCGTTGGTCGTTCAATTGGCGTGTTGTGGTGTCTTTACCCTCTACCGATGACGAGCATTGAATTGCAGTCCGTGACATTGGCCGAGTAGCTTCAAATCGGctctggtgttgatgcctCAGGCGCTAGTGCACTTACCCCTGCCACCAAACAGTCTACTGTGTGTGTGAATCACACTGTACATTCCACCCACTTTTGCTGAACTTCTTCGCGAAGTAGTATAGTCGCGCACTGTACGGAGTCCAGGACGCATTCGCGCGACTCCGTGGTAATGTGTTGTAGAACACGCGCCTGGGTTCATCCGGACATCTCTACGACAAACATCTGCAAAGAGCCGAGTTCTGGCGAGTTTCCTACAGGTGCAAGGTATGCTTGTCTCATGCTACTCATCAACTCAAACCTGACAACACCAAAGGGCCGGCGGTCCAAGCTTGTACCTGAATAATCGCGTCAATCCCGCCATGATTGCTATCCTTATGCACATCGAACGATCCCTTGTCGCAAACCTTGTTTTGAAGCGAAATGCTCGGATTTGAGAGTTCTATTTACGTCGTCTGTTTAATGAAGCCGGAGACATAATGCCAAGTGCCCAAGCTATGGAAGAAGAGCTCCAACAGAGCGTCATGCTCTCCGATGATGGGGCGTACGATACTGGCGATACTGGCGACCAAGCAGCGTCGTCTTCCGCCAGGGTTCGATCGCGAAAAAACGTACATGGGGATGATTCTGgcagcgaagatgaagaattAAGCGACCAAGATGCTTCTGGGGAGGAACTGGAACAAGACGCCTCAGGCGATGAAGACAACGACATgctcaaccaacaaattgTCGTCAGCAGTGCCACCCCAGGTGATGGAGAAGAGTATGACGAAGAtgcagaaggagaagatgatttggatgaagaagttggtgCAGTGAAGGTGAAGCCCGCTGATTCTGACgacgatgaaatggaaaGCGACGAATCGGAAGCGCAAAGTGCtgccgaagaggacgagtccgaagaagacgaagaagacgaggagggaGCATGGGAGGAAGGCGAtgcaggagatgaagacgaagaatCGGACGCCGTACAGTTAAACACATGCATGTTTTGCAAACAAGACGAGGAAAATGATCCCAGCGAAGATTTCGAAGCCTTTCTGGCTTGCACACGCTGTGGCGAGAATGGTAaggcatcttgttcttctgAGGAGCAGACTGGTAGGTCGAATCAGCTAACAGATGAATAGCACATCAGCAATGCGCCAGAGATGCTGCTGCAATGACTGAGGGAAACAGTATGTTCCAAACCGAAACACATGCGTACAAACCACCATTAGGCCGGTGCTGACACGCCTTAGATTCAAAACGGTGGAAATGTCCTGATTGTTATAATGGCGACTCTGAAAGCGAGggagacgatgacgatgacgatgcagatGGTATTGAAGCTGCTAGcgccgatgatgaggaacaGGCAAATTCCGATATACCACATCGGTCGAAACTCGCGGATGACATTGCTTCCGCGGAATTAGAGGACGGCAGCTCTGATGGCCGCTCTGCACTGGACGAGCTAGCACTTGATGACTACCCTGTGGACGGTTCTCGGCCACCGCGGAAACGCAAGTCAGGTTCTGCAGAACCAGAAGACGCTACATTGGCTATTAGAAAGCGCCGAAGGAACCAGTCGACTGACGTGACGGATCGGGACGATTCTGCTCGGGAGAGTCGTTCTGGAGACGCAGCAAGAGCTCCATCGTCAAGAACCATGCGGTTAAAGGTTACACGGCCGCCACCGGTGACTGTTGAAAAGCGGTCTCGTTCTTCTCTGGTTATCAAAATCGAAGTTCGGCCAGGCAACCTGAAGGAAATACTATCTAGACGGAAGCGAGATCGACGACGCGGAGGGCCTAGCAGTTCTCGACCTCAGGCGCCACGGTCAGCACCAACTCGGCCCCTTGCCACTGTTGGAGGCGGTTCCGTTGGTGCCTCTGCAAATCTACCGACACTCATTTCTAACATGCCAACCCCATTTACTTCAGAATCATATTCACAACCCTTCTATTCGTTCTTTGATAAAGAGACAGAAGAGATGAAAGGAAAACCTTATGGTGGCATATTAAcagaagctgaagcagaCACCTCCAAAACCCTTCCGTCCCCCGAAGATCGCAAGAAGTTTGAGCAAGCAAAGCAGAAGGCTGAGGACGAGTGGAGAGCCCGGATTTTGGCAATGCAGGCAGAATCTGACTTGCCTATTCGCAAGCCTAAGAAAGCAAGTGATAACGCCAGTCAGATTGAATGCATAGAATTTGGAGGGTGGGAGATCGACACCTGGTACGCAGCGCCGTATCCGGCAGAGTACAGCAGAAATCGCGTCTTGTACATCTGCGAGTTCTGCTTAAAGTATATGAATTCGGACTATGTGGCCTGGCGCCACAAGTTGAAGTGTGGCACGAAGCACCCACCTGGCGACGAGATATACCGTCACCAATCCGTCTCGATATTTGAAGTTGACGGCCGAAAGCATCCCGTCTATTGCCAAAATCTCTGCCTGCTTGCAAAGCTATTCCTCGGCTCCAAGACATTGTACTACGATGTAGAACCATTTTTGTTCTACGTTCTTTGCGAGTTTGATGATACCGGCTATCATTTCGTGGGATATTTCTCAAAGGAGAAACGGGCTAGCAGTCAAAATAATGTGTCTTGTATTTTGACGCTTCCGATTCATCAGAGAAAGGGTTACGGCAATTTACTCATTGACTTCTCCTATCTTCTCACCAAAGCCGAAGAAAAAACGGGCTCTCCAGAAAAGCCACTCTCAGATATGGGTCTCGTCTCGTATCGCAATTACTGGCGCCTCGAACTTTGTCGATATTTCCTCAAGAACATGGAAGGCGATGCGGGTAAGCGCAGTGGTCTAAGTATCAAGAAGATATCAATCGATACCGGAATGACGCCAGACGACGTTGTTTCTGCCCTAGAAGGGTTGCGGGCATTGGTGCGAGATCCCCAGACACACTTGTACGCCTTCCGGGTGGACTTGGACTACTGTCGAAATTACGTTGCCAAGTGGGAGTCAAAAGGCTACGTccaattgaagccatcggCCCTCGCCTGGACATCGTACGTCATGGGTCGTAGCAACGTTGTCAACTTCGAGCTGGGTCCGCCAATCAACACCATTGCCCCTAGAGAGGACGATGAGGCTAAAGTCCAAGAGGGagcggcattggcagcaGCTAATCAGCAgagcaagcaaagcaaaatgAATGGTGCTGGCAAGTCTGACTCGCAAGCAGAATCTACTCTTGCTAGTCAACAAGACAGCGAACAACCCACGGAGCCGCCAGTCAAATCTATTGAGAAGATCAAGCCtgaagacaaggagaacGCTGATCCGGAAGATCAGGTTATGGAGGATGCCACAACCAACGCCGAGCCTGAATCGTGGGACGCACCATACAAAGACATTCCTCCATCTCGTTTCGACGTTTTCCCACCGATCCCAGGAGGTCGGCGTGATAGAAATCGAGTCAGTGTGAGTCGACCGTCTGCTCCTCGCACTGGTAGCAGCTCATCCGCTAGACCCAAATCGCGGCCAAGCGGCAGCGCCAAGCGACCTTCCGCAAGTCGACCACGCAACAGCAGCTCGAGGAGGAAGTCAGGAGGGACAGGGCGCGGTCCTGGCCGATGGCCTAAAGGAACCAAAAAGTCCGATTATGGTAACGCGGATAGCGGACCAGGTCTCCCACCCGGCTGGAAAGAAAAGCAGGCTCGACTGCAAGCTCTGGCTGAGGGTAAAGACCCTTCATCTACAGAAACTCCAGAGGAGAAGCCAGCACAGGATGAAGTTCGTGTTCTGGTGGATGCGAGTGAGACCAGCCAGCACAAAGCAGTGAATGGCAAGTCCCATCGTTCCGCGAGCGGTGCAAACTCCGGGCAAGCCAACGGAGATGGGGAATCGGACgatgaagacgttgatgCTGAAGGGGAAGACGAATGAACGGACGATTTGGGAGGCATCTTGGTAAGGCGGTAACTATATTTAACCTGATTTAATGACTTGGACTTGGTATTTGGCGAATATGGAGAATGGCCGGCGTAGCAAAGGATGTATGTATACTTGTTTGTAGGGTATAAGTTTAGGTTTAGGGGTTAACCTCGAGAGGATGTACAACACGAAGATTACAACAGTTCAAACCAAGCTTGCAGCTGAATTCTTTGCGGTGATCATCTCAAAACCTATGAATAGTTGTATGGCGTGGCAGCCTGCAACTCTATCTGCTTGCCCATGTTCCCTACTCGCATAAGCACCAACCCAAACTCAAACTAGCATCAGCTCAACCACACATCTCATTCCCAGCTCTCACAACATGTTGGCCCAAAATGGTCCAACGTAGTCGAGGCTGTTTACGATGTCGCCAGCGCCGAGTAAGAGTACGTCTGAATCCTTCCATACCACATGACAACATAGTAACATGCCCAATTCAGTGCGACCAAGGCCGTCCCTCATGCCAACGATGCCTCACCCGCAACGAGCTCTGCAT
This window contains:
- a CDS encoding MOZ/SAS family domain-containing protein: MPSAQAMEEELQQSVMLSDDGAYDTGDTGDQAASSSARVRSRKNVHGDDSGSEDEELSDQDASGEELEQDASGDEDNDMLNQQIVVSSATPGDGEEYDEDAEGEDDLDEEVGAVKVKPADSDDDEMESDESEAQSAAEEDESEEDEEDEEGAWEEGDAGDEDEESDAVQLNTCMFCKQDEENDPSEDFEAFLACTRCGENAHQQCARDAAAMTEGNNSKRWKCPDCYNGDSESEGDDDDDDADGIEAASADDEEQANSDIPHRSKLADDIASAELEDGSSDGRSALDELALDDYPVDGSRPPRKRKSGSAEPEDATLAIRKRRRNQSTDVTDRDDSARESRSGDAARAPSSRTMRLKVTRPPPVTVEKRSRSSLVIKIEVRPGNLKEILSRRKRDRRRGGPSSSRPQAPRSAPTRPLATVGGGSVGASANLPTLISNMPTPFTSESYSQPFYSFFDKETEEMKGKPYGGILTEAEADTSKTLPSPEDRKKFEQAKQKAEDEWRARILAMQAESDLPIRKPKKASDNASQIECIEFGGWEIDTWYAAPYPAEYSRNRVLYICEFCLKYMNSDYVAWRHKLKCGTKHPPGDEIYRHQSVSIFEVDGRKHPVYCQNLCLLAKLFLGSKTLYYDVEPFLFYVLCEFDDTGYHFVGYFSKEKRASSQNNVSCILTLPIHQRKGYGNLLIDFSYLLTKAEEKTGSPEKPLSDMGLVSYRNYWRLELCRYFLKNMEGDAGKRSGLSIKKISIDTGMTPDDVVSALEGLRALVRDPQTHLYAFRVDLDYCRNYVAKWESKGYVQLKPSALAWTSYVMGRSNVVNFELGPPINTIAPREDDEAKVQEGAALAAANQQSKQSKMNGAGKSDSQAESTLASQQDSEQPTEPPVKSIEKIKPEDKENADPEDQVMEDATTNAEPESWDAPYKDIPPSRFDVFPPIPGGRRDRNRVSVSRPSAPRTGSSSSARPKSRPSGSAKRPSASRPRNSSSRRKSGGTGRGPGRWPKGTKKSDYGNADSGPGLPPGWKEKQARLQALAEGKDPSSTETPEEKPAQDEVRVLVDASETSQHKAVNGKSHRSASGANSGQANGDGESDDEDVDAEGEDE